A single region of the Triticum dicoccoides isolate Atlit2015 ecotype Zavitan chromosome 2B, WEW_v2.0, whole genome shotgun sequence genome encodes:
- the LOC119367555 gene encoding putative invertase inhibitor: protein MSMDPHVVLLLTLILLLGTGDGSLAVGTPSAIIRTTCAAVGQPGRGVDYDSCVGALSADPAAAAAKDARELAVVATNLTVANVTSTVLVLDDLVKNLGDCLRSYRDMNKNLEGALGDLAAGRLKAASDKLLHASFAPSDCDILLLEGSAEKNPVSEENNDAGWLSRLAYVIATF from the coding sequence ATGTCGATGGACCCTCATGTTGTTTTACTTCTCACCCTCATCCTCCTCCTGGGTACCGGAGACGGCAGCCTCGCCGTCGGCACTCCGTCCGCGATCATCAGAACCACATGCGCGGCTGTCGGCCAACCCGGCCGGGGAGTGGATTACGACTCCTGCGTGGGCGCGCTCTCGGCCGACCCGGCCGCCGCGGCCGCCAAGGACGCACGTGAGCTCGCCGTCGTCGCCACCAACCTCACCGTGGCCAACGTCACGTCGACGGTGCTCGTCCTCGACGACCTCGTCAAGAACCTCGGGGACTGCCTCCGCTCCTACAGGGACATGAACAAGAACCTAGAGGGCGCCCTCGGTGACCTAGCTGCTGGGCGCCTCAAAGCGGCGTCCGACAAGCTGCTGCATGCCTCCTTCGCGCCCAGCGACTGCGACATCCTCTTGCTCGAGGGGAGCGCGGAGAAGAACCCGGTGAGCGAGGAGAACAACGACGCCGGTTGGCTGTCCCGACTGGCGTATGTGATTGCTACCTTCTAG